One Pongo abelii isolate AG06213 chromosome 12, NHGRI_mPonAbe1-v2.0_pri, whole genome shotgun sequence DNA segment encodes these proteins:
- the LOC100434983 gene encoding NANOG neighbor homeobox-like — MKQPAMPWDQNPEQSNGNRSEDKQKGKQKWREGGGEPGGKRKREKEEENEKELEDEQEKKEEKGNEKQKQYPKKRLVSKSLMDNLWAKFKLNRCPTIQESPSLSFEFGMTHKQVSQWFCKKRKKYNK; from the coding sequence AAACAACCAGCTATGCCTTGGGATCAAAATCCAGAACAATCGAATGGAAATCGCAGTGAAGATAAACAAAAGGGAAAGcagaaatggagagaaggaggaggagaaccaGGCGGAAAGAGAAAgcgagaaaaagaagaggaaaatgaaaaggagCTGGAAgatgaacaggaaaaaaaagaggaaaagggaaatgagaaacagaaacagtATCCCAAGAAAAGATTAGTCAGCAAATCCCTGATGGACAATCTCTGGGCAAAGTTTAAGTTAAACAGGTGCCCCACAATACAAGAGAGTCCATCACTCTCATTTGAATTTGGCATGACACATAAACAGGTAAGTCAATGGTTTtgtaaaaagaggaagaaatataacaaataa